A genomic window from Rhea pennata isolate bPtePen1 chromosome 12, bPtePen1.pri, whole genome shotgun sequence includes:
- the PCBP4 gene encoding poly(rC)-binding protein 4 isoform X3 produces MASPEGTSGGAGGGAEETELSITLTLRMLMHGKEIGSIIGKKGETVKRIREQSSARITISEGSCPERITTITGSTDAVFRAVSMIAFKLEEDLGAGEGGAAGRPPVTLRLVIPASQCGSLIGKAGAKIREIRESTGAQVQVAGDLLPNSTERAVTVSGLPHTIVQCVRQICAVILESPPKGATIPYHPGLSLGSILLSANQGFSVQGQYAAGVSPAEVSKLQPLPGHTLPFASLGPAPSVLPGLDAASQSSSQEFLVPNDLVGCIIGRHGSKISEIRQMSGAHIKIGNQTEGSSERHVTISGSPVSITVAQYLITACLETAKSTSQAPPGPGSVDLGVGFSQPLAPGSGATLPAVAAAPPALLGTPYAISLSNFIGLKPVSFLALSPSSVAGPNGSTTYTTKISAANGTKKADRQKFSPY; encoded by the exons ATGGCGTCGCCGGAGGGGacgagcggcggcgcgggcggcggcgcggaggagACGGAGCTCAGCATCACCCTGACGCTGCGCATGCTCATGCACGGCAAG GAGATCGGCAGCATCATCGGCAAG AAAGGCGAGACGGTCAAGCGGATCCGGGAGCAG AGCAGCGCGCGCATCACCATCTCGGAGGGGTCCTGCCCCGAGCGCATCACCACCATCACCGGCTCCACCGACGCCGTCTTCCGCGCCGTCTCCATGATCGCCTTCAAGCTGGAGGAG GACCTGGGGGCGGgcgagggcggcgcggcgggcaggCCGCCGGTGACGCTGCGCCTCGTCATCCCCGCCAGCCAGTGCGGCTCGCTCATCGGCAAGGCGGGAGCCAAGATCAGGGAGATCCGCGAG AGCACGGGGGCGCAGGTGCAGGTGGCCGGCGACCTGCTGCCCAACTCCACGGAGCGGGCCGTCACCGTCTCGGGGCTGCCCCACACCATCGTCCAGTGCGTCAGGCAGATCTGCGCCGTCATCCTGGAG TCGCCTCCGAAGGGGGCCACCATCCCCTACCACCCCGGCCTCTCCCTGGGCTCCATCCTGCTCTCTGCCAACCAG GGCTTCTCCGTGCAGGGCCAGTACGCCGCCGGCGTCTCTCCCGCCGAG GTCAGCAAGCTGCAGCCGCTGCCGGGGCACACGCTGCCCTTCGCCTCCCTGGGCCCCGCACCCTCCGTCCTGCCAG GGCTGGACGCCGCCTCCCAGAGCAGCTCCCAGGAGTTCCTGGTGCCCAACGAC CTCGTCGGCTGCATCATCGGCCGCCACGGCAGCAAGATCAGCGAGATCCGGCAGATGTCGGGCGCCCACATCAAGATCGGGAACCAGACCGAGGGCTCCAGCGAGCGGCACGTGACCATCTCGGGGTCCCCCGTCAGCATCACCGTGGCTCAGTACCTCATCACCGCCTG CTTAGAGACGGCCAAATCTACCTCCCAGGCGCCGCCGGGCCCTGGCTCCGTGGACCTCGGTGTGGGCTTCTCCCAGCCCCTCGCCCCGGGCTCCGGCGCCACGCTGCCGGCCgtcgccgcggccccgccggcgctgctgggcacccCCTACGCCATCTCCCTCTCCAACTTCATCGGCCTGAAGCCAGTGTCCTTCCTGGCGCTGTCGCCGTCCTCCGTGGCGGGTCCCAACGGCAGCACCACCTACACGACCAAGATCTCGGCGGCCAACGGCACCAAGAAAGCCGACAGGCAGAAGTTCTCACCCTACTGA
- the LOC134145922 gene encoding probable G-protein coupled receptor: protein MANQMGLNTTHGLEQLSILEQSTFQEVVGLLCMILLTVTALVANTVVMIVILKTPLLKKFIFVCHLCLVDLLSAIFLMPLGIISSSSCFNRVIYSIAECQTLIFLNVCFISASILTISIISVERYYYIVHPMRYEVKMTIGLAVAGVVFIWVKSALMTVLALVGWPQGNGATSASRCTVFWSPGAHKKVFVVIFSIVCFILPTIIIFAVYCSIYRVARIASLQQVPMPPRAAAPRHRSDSIASQMTIITTRNLPLPRLAPERFLGGNKAILTLLLIVGQFLCCWLPFFAFHLHSSVTADTVGEGHGEMAVTWLAYSSFAINPFFYGLLNRQIREELARLGRSCLNRPLGQELCLSVSEASIQENFLQFLQRATCTLETHSSCISSSPRNRLDQTRTGFPIPGQVPEESS, encoded by the coding sequence ATGGCGAACCAAATGGGGCTGAACACCACGCATGGCCTAGAGCAACTCTCCATCTTGGAGCAGTCTACCTTCCAGGAGGTGGTGGGCCTTCTCTGCATGATCCTGCTCACTGTCACTGCCCTAGTGGCCAACACGGTGGTGATGATTGTCATTCTCAAAACTCCGCTTCTCAAGAAGTTCATCTTTGTCTGCCATCTCTGCCTGGTTGACCTTCTCTCTGCCATCTTCCTTATGCCCCTGGGGATCATCTCGAGCTCCTCCTGCTTCAACAGGGTGATCTACAGCATTGCCGAGTGCCAGACCTTGATATTCCTGAATGTCTGCTTCATCAGTGCCTCCATTCTCACCATCTCCATCATCAGTGTCGAGCGTTACTACTATATTGTCCACCCGATGAGGTATGAGGTCAAGATGACCATTGGACTGGCTGTGGCCGGAGTGGTCTTCATTTGGGTCAAGTCTGCCCTCATGACTGTCTTGGCATTGGTGGGCTGGCCACAAGGCAACGGGGCTACCAGTGCCAGCCGGTGCACAGTCTTTTGGAGCCCAGGAGCCCATAAGAAGGTCTTTGTGGTCATCTTCAGCATTGTCTGCTTCATCTTGCCCACCATCATCATCTTTGCTGTCTACTGCAGTATCTATCGTGTGGCCCGGATAGCGTCCCTGCAGCAGGTGCCCATGCCTCCACGGGCAGCTGCACCCAGGCACCGATCAGACTCCATTGCCAGCCAAATGACCATCATCACCACCAGGAATCTGCCACTGCCCAGGCTAGCTCCAGAGCGCTTTTTGGGAGGCAACAAGGCCATCCTCACCTTGCTCCTCATTGTGGGACAGTTcttgtgctgctggctgcccttCTTTGCTTTCCACTTGCACTCTTCTGTCACTGCTGACACGGTGGGTGAGGGGCATGGGGAGATGGCAGTCACCTGGCTTGCCTACTCATCCTTTGCCATCAATCCCTTTTTCTATGGGCTGCTCAACCGACAGATCCGGGAGGAGCTGGCAAGGCTCGGACGCAGCTGTCTCAACCGGCCACTGGGCCAGGAGCtgtgtctctctgtctctgagGCCTCCATCCAGGAAAATTTCCTGCAGTTCCTCCAGAGAGCAACTTGCACACTGGAGACCCACTCTAGCTGCATCAGCTCCAGCCCCAGGAACAGGCTGGACCAGACCAGGACGGGCTTTCCCATCCCGGGTCAAGTCCCCGAAGAgagcagctga
- the PCBP4 gene encoding poly(rC)-binding protein 4 isoform X2, whose amino-acid sequence MASPEGTSGGAGGGAEETELSITLTLRMLMHGKEIGSIIGKKGETVKRIREQSSARITISEGSCPERITTITGSTDAVFRAVSMIAFKLEEPVRLAHRQGGSQDQGDPREHGGAGAGGRRPAAQLHGAGRHRLGAAPHHRPVRQADLRRHPGVASEGGHHPLPPRPLPGLHPALCQPGLLRAGPVRRRRLSRRGQQAAAAAGAHAALRLPGPRTLRPARAGRRLPEQLPGVPGAQRPRRLHHRPPRQQDQRDPADVGRPHQDREPDRGLQRAARDHLGVPRQHHRGSVPHHRLLRDGQIYLPGAAGPWLRGPRCGLLPAPRPGLRRHAAGRRRGPAGAAGHPLRHLPLQLHRPEASVLPGAVAVLRGGSQRQHHLHDQDLGGQRHQESRQAEVLTLLSPSAGRADGPRVPPAARATSPSPHPVPQGAPHSSRAPLSSGPSPCPSPANAPGWHPQPRGLHPKAWARGWLASLGHPPPWLRRGGGLAPTFSPSHPLAPASQQPRRRASPGRLGKRCIYKSVFFPPL is encoded by the exons ATGGCGTCGCCGGAGGGGacgagcggcggcgcgggcggcggcgcggaggagACGGAGCTCAGCATCACCCTGACGCTGCGCATGCTCATGCACGGCAAG GAGATCGGCAGCATCATCGGCAAG AAAGGCGAGACGGTCAAGCGGATCCGGGAGCAG AGCAGCGCGCGCATCACCATCTCGGAGGGGTCCTGCCCCGAGCGCATCACCACCATCACCGGCTCCACCGACGCCGTCTTCCGCGCCGTCTCCATGATCGCCTTCAAGCTGGAGGAG CCAGTGCGGCTCGCTCATCGGCAAGGCGGGAGCCAAGATCAGGGAGATCCGCGAG AGCACGGGGGCGCAGGTGCAGGTGGCCGGCGACCTGCTGCCCAACTCCACGGAGCGGGCCGTCACCGTCTCGGGGCTGCCCCACACCATCGTCCAGTGCGTCAGGCAGATCTGCGCCGTCATCCTGGAG TCGCCTCCGAAGGGGGCCACCATCCCCTACCACCCCGGCCTCTCCCTGGGCTCCATCCTGCTCTCTGCCAACCAG GGCTTCTCCGTGCAGGGCCAGTACGCCGCCGGCGTCTCTCCCGCCGAG GTCAGCAAGCTGCAGCCGCTGCCGGGGCACACGCTGCCCTTCGCCTCCCTGGGCCCCGCACCCTCCGTCCTGCCAG GGCTGGACGCCGCCTCCCAGAGCAGCTCCCAGGAGTTCCTGGTGCCCAACGAC CTCGTCGGCTGCATCATCGGCCGCCACGGCAGCAAGATCAGCGAGATCCGGCAGATGTCGGGCGCCCACATCAAGATCGGGAACCAGACCGAGGGCTCCAGCGAGCGGCACGTGACCATCTCGGGGTCCCCCGTCAGCATCACCGTGGCTCAGTACCTCATCACCGCCTG CTTAGAGACGGCCAAATCTACCTCCCAGGCGCCGCCGGGCCCTGGCTCCGTGGACCTCGGTGTGGGCTTCTCCCAGCCCCTCGCCCCGGGCTCCGGCGCCACGCTGCCGGCCgtcgccgcggccccgccggcgctgctgggcacccCCTACGCCATCTCCCTCTCCAACTTCATCGGCCTGAAGCCAGTGTCCTTCCTGGCGCTGTCGCCGTCCTCCGTGGCGGGTCCCAACGGCAGCACCACCTACACGACCAAGATCTCGGCGGCCAACGGCACCAAGAAAGCCGACAGGCAGAAGTTCTCACCCTACTGAGCCCCTCCGCCGGGCGGGCAGATGGGCCCCGGGTGCCACCCGCTGCCAGGGCCACCTCCCCGTCCCCCCACCCCGTGCCCCAAGGAGCCCCCCACTCCTCAAGGGCTCCTCTGTCCTCCGGCCCTTCGccctgcccctctcctgccAATGCTCCTGGCTGGCACCCTCAGCCCCGCGGGCTGCACCCCAAGGCCTGGGCGAGGGGCTGGCTGGCCTCTCTGGGGCACCCCCCTCCCTGGCTGCGTCGGGGGGGAGGGCTGGCACCCACCTTCTCCCCAAGCCACCCCCTGGCACCTGCCTCGCAGCAGCCCCGTCGAAGAGCCAGCCCCGGCCGGCTTGGAAAACGCTGTATATAtaagtctgtattttttcctcctttgtaa
- the PCBP4 gene encoding poly(rC)-binding protein 4 isoform X1, translated as MASPEGTSGGAGGGAEETELSITLTLRMLMHGKEIGSIIGKKGETVKRIREQRAHHHLGGVLPRAHHHHHRLHRRRLPRRLHDRLQAGGGPGGGRGRRGGQAAGDAAPRHPRQPVRLAHRQGGSQDQGDPREHGGAGAGGRRPAAQLHGAGRHRLGAAPHHRPVRQADLRRHPGVASEGGHHPLPPRPLPGLHPALCQPGLLRAGPVRRRRLSRRGQQAAAAAGAHAALRLPGPRTLRPARAGRRLPEQLPGVPGAQRPRRLHHRPPRQQDQRDPADVGRPHQDREPDRGLQRAARDHLGVPRQHHRGSVPHHRLLRDGQIYLPGAAGPWLRGPRCGLLPAPRPGLRRHAAGRRRGPAGAAGHPLRHLPLQLHRPEASVLPGAVAVLRGGSQRQHHLHDQDLGGQRHQESRQAEVLTLLSPSAGRADGPRVPPAARATSPSPHPVPQGAPHSSRAPLSSGPSPCPSPANAPGWHPQPRGLHPKAWARGWLASLGHPPPWLRRGGGLAPTFSPSHPLAPASQQPRRRASPGRLGKRCIYKSVFFPPL; from the exons ATGGCGTCGCCGGAGGGGacgagcggcggcgcgggcggcggcgcggaggagACGGAGCTCAGCATCACCCTGACGCTGCGCATGCTCATGCACGGCAAG GAGATCGGCAGCATCATCGGCAAG AAAGGCGAGACGGTCAAGCGGATCCGGGAGCAG CGCGCGCATCACCATCTCGGAGGGGTCCTGCCCCGAGCGCATCACCACCATCACCGGCTCCACCGACGCCGTCTTCCGCGCCGTCTCCATGATCGCCTTCAAGCTGGAGGAG GACCTGGGGGCGGgcgagggcggcgcggcgggcaggCCGCCGGTGACGCTGCGCCTCGTCATCCCCGCCAGCCAGTGCGGCTCGCTCATCGGCAAGGCGGGAGCCAAGATCAGGGAGATCCGCGAG AGCACGGGGGCGCAGGTGCAGGTGGCCGGCGACCTGCTGCCCAACTCCACGGAGCGGGCCGTCACCGTCTCGGGGCTGCCCCACACCATCGTCCAGTGCGTCAGGCAGATCTGCGCCGTCATCCTGGAG TCGCCTCCGAAGGGGGCCACCATCCCCTACCACCCCGGCCTCTCCCTGGGCTCCATCCTGCTCTCTGCCAACCAG GGCTTCTCCGTGCAGGGCCAGTACGCCGCCGGCGTCTCTCCCGCCGAG GTCAGCAAGCTGCAGCCGCTGCCGGGGCACACGCTGCCCTTCGCCTCCCTGGGCCCCGCACCCTCCGTCCTGCCAG GGCTGGACGCCGCCTCCCAGAGCAGCTCCCAGGAGTTCCTGGTGCCCAACGAC CTCGTCGGCTGCATCATCGGCCGCCACGGCAGCAAGATCAGCGAGATCCGGCAGATGTCGGGCGCCCACATCAAGATCGGGAACCAGACCGAGGGCTCCAGCGAGCGGCACGTGACCATCTCGGGGTCCCCCGTCAGCATCACCGTGGCTCAGTACCTCATCACCGCCTG CTTAGAGACGGCCAAATCTACCTCCCAGGCGCCGCCGGGCCCTGGCTCCGTGGACCTCGGTGTGGGCTTCTCCCAGCCCCTCGCCCCGGGCTCCGGCGCCACGCTGCCGGCCgtcgccgcggccccgccggcgctgctgggcacccCCTACGCCATCTCCCTCTCCAACTTCATCGGCCTGAAGCCAGTGTCCTTCCTGGCGCTGTCGCCGTCCTCCGTGGCGGGTCCCAACGGCAGCACCACCTACACGACCAAGATCTCGGCGGCCAACGGCACCAAGAAAGCCGACAGGCAGAAGTTCTCACCCTACTGAGCCCCTCCGCCGGGCGGGCAGATGGGCCCCGGGTGCCACCCGCTGCCAGGGCCACCTCCCCGTCCCCCCACCCCGTGCCCCAAGGAGCCCCCCACTCCTCAAGGGCTCCTCTGTCCTCCGGCCCTTCGccctgcccctctcctgccAATGCTCCTGGCTGGCACCCTCAGCCCCGCGGGCTGCACCCCAAGGCCTGGGCGAGGGGCTGGCTGGCCTCTCTGGGGCACCCCCCTCCCTGGCTGCGTCGGGGGGGAGGGCTGGCACCCACCTTCTCCCCAAGCCACCCCCTGGCACCTGCCTCGCAGCAGCCCCGTCGAAGAGCCAGCCCCGGCCGGCTTGGAAAACGCTGTATATAtaagtctgtattttttcctcctttgtaa
- the LOC134145607 gene encoding putative protein-lysine deacylase ABHD14B: MAAPRLTESTVTVDGQSLFYRQAAPAERSPKLTVLLLHGIRFSSDTWLQLQTLAKLAEAGYRAVAIDLPGLGRSKDAVAPAPVGQPAPGAFLKGVSEALRLGPAVVISPSLSGMYSLPFLFQHGHLLKAYVPVAPICTDKFPAEQYAQVKTPTLIVYGDQDAELGQASLANLRHIPEHQVLVLQGAGHACYLDKPDEWHRGLLAFLQQLE; the protein is encoded by the exons atGGCCGCCCCCCGGCTCACCGAAAGCACCGTGACGGTGGACGGGCAGAGCCTCTTCTACCGCCAAGCGGCGCCGGCCGAGCGCAGCCCGAAGCTGACGGTGCTGCTGCTCCACGGCATCCGCTTCTCCTCCGACACCTGGCTCCAGCTGCAGACGCTGGCCAAGCTGGCCGAAGCCGGCTACCGAGCGGTGGCCATCGACCTGCCGG GGCTGGGGCGCTCCAAGGACGCCGTGGCCCCGGCGCCCGTGGGCCAGCCGGCGCCGGGGGCTTTCCTGAAGGGGGTCTCGGAGGCGCTGCGCCTGGGCCCGGCCGTGGTGATCAGCCCCTCGCTCAGCGGCATGTACTCCCTGCCCTTCCTCTTCCAGCACGGCCACCTGCTCAAGGCCTACGTGCCCGTGGCGCCCATCTGCACCGACAAATTCCCGGCGGAGCAGTACGCCCAGGTCAAA ACGCCCACGCTGATCGTGTACGGGGACCAGGACGCGGAGCTGGGGCAGGCCAGCCTGGCCAACCTGCGGCACATCCCCGAGCACcaggtgctggtgctgcagggcGCCGGGCACGCCTGCTACCTGGACAAGCCCGACGAGTGGCACCGCGGGCTCCTggccttcctgcagcagctggagtgA
- the LOC134145605 gene encoding protein ABHD14A-like gives MAPVRGLLLLGALGALLLYLLLPAVRRERAPRAAGSAARTGTVAGAPALFYREAPGPGGPGGPGGPGGPDVLLLHGQAFTSKTWEALGTLALLAGEGYRAVAIDLPGHGDSPPSETVATERGRVALLDHVLQELAMRRPVLVSPSMSGRFAVPFLLARGDRLAGFVPIAPAGTDDYAAERYRQVQTPTLILYGDGDVGLAPRALQSLRHLPRHRAAVLRGAGHACYLDRPEDFHRALLGFLRQLGRAGATAAPRPARR, from the exons ATGGCCCCGGTGCGCGGCCTGCTGCTCCTCGGCGCGCTCGGCGCCTTGCTCCTCTACCTGCTGCTGCCGGCCGTCCGGCGGGAgcgcgccccgcgcgccgccggctccgccgcgcgGACGGGCACCGTCGCCGGCGCGCCCGCCCTCTTCTACAGGgaggcgcccggccccggcggccccggcggccccggcggccccggtgG GCCGGACGTCCTGCTCCTGCACGGCCAGGCCTTCACCTCCAAGACGTGGGAGGCCCTGGGCACGCTGGCGCTGCTCGCCGGAGAAGGCTACCGCGCTGTCGCCATAGACCTGCCGG GCCACGGGGACTCGCCCCCCTCCGAGACGGTGGCCACAGAGCGGGGCCGGGTGGCCCTCCTGGACCACgtcctgcaggagctggccaTGCGCAGGCCTGTCCTCGTCAGCCCGTCCATGAGTGGCCGCTTCGCCGTGCCCTTCCTGCTGGCCCGGGGCGACCGGCTGGCGGGCTTCGTGCCCATCGCGCCCGCGGGCACCGACGACTACGCTGCCGAGCGCTACCGGCAGGTCCAG ACGCCCACGCTGATCCTCTACGGCGACGGGGACGTGGGCCTGGCCCCGCGGGCGCTGCAGAGCCTCCGGCACCTCCCACGGCACCGGGCCGCCGtgctgcgcggcgccggccACGCCTGCTACCTGGACCGGCCAGAGGACTTCCACCGGGCCCTGCTGGGCTTCCTGCGCCAGCTGGGGCGCGCGGGGGCcaccgcagccccgcgcccggcccgccgctGA